In Paenibacillus sonchi, a single genomic region encodes these proteins:
- a CDS encoding CPBP family intramembrane glutamic endopeptidase encodes MNSVGQPLQQRPLSTRLILAGIIGLIVFIMFQIAPQLLGDSGDSDTTPISKNEAREQAAAFAAQQLGHPDSTGEEWAVSYRTDSSFYGYMSREKLLDQYSKAKLDQRYPFDVFHAVLYASGEVNPILSVDLNMYTGKVVGFSRGEGTSSSAETGNHSNSALPGTVSTASEPELSLEQKKELARPWLQLWEVNPAKLQIQPGTDPDGLVYTDSSVKIGESQLQYKFKFQQEQVAYFRAGFTAPAWHTSYVEDQTALARWLTGVGYGVPTLALGILALIYSILRRGHTSFKRGIFLSSAHFVIMMVSTYNMLPEASGDSLESRITSLVMLIFYIFYSLLMSLMLYFSLVGGNGLWRKEEGLNPWPRAKEPGYGRYVLDSMRAGYVWAFILLGVQTLMFIILSYTLHNWSTTDASQSPYNMRYAWLLPIVAWLAGLSEEAVYRLFGIRMVKKIVRSTFLASLITTLIWAFGHTLYPIYPISSRPIELTVIGLLFSYIFLRYGFIAAMFSHVVFDSILMGATLIFMKESVNVGAGIVTIVLPFIVGYIVYRFNPPRKMEPAEPVSPIA; translated from the coding sequence ATGAATTCCGTCGGCCAGCCCCTACAGCAGCGGCCCCTTTCGACCAGGCTCATTCTTGCGGGTATCATCGGTCTTATTGTGTTCATTATGTTCCAGATCGCTCCCCAGCTCCTAGGGGACTCGGGTGATTCTGACACCACACCTATCAGCAAAAATGAGGCCCGTGAGCAAGCCGCCGCATTCGCAGCCCAGCAGCTTGGCCATCCGGATTCCACAGGGGAGGAATGGGCTGTAAGCTACAGGACCGATTCTTCCTTCTACGGCTATATGTCCCGGGAGAAGCTTCTGGATCAATATTCCAAAGCGAAGCTGGATCAGCGTTATCCGTTCGATGTCTTTCATGCCGTACTCTACGCTTCCGGTGAAGTGAACCCGATTCTATCGGTTGATCTTAATATGTACACCGGAAAGGTTGTGGGATTCAGCCGCGGGGAAGGCACAAGCTCCAGCGCTGAAACAGGGAATCACAGCAACTCCGCCCTGCCCGGTACTGTAAGCACGGCCAGTGAACCGGAGCTTTCGCTTGAACAGAAAAAGGAGCTTGCCCGCCCGTGGCTTCAATTATGGGAAGTGAATCCCGCCAAGCTGCAGATCCAGCCGGGTACAGATCCTGACGGGCTGGTCTATACAGACAGCTCTGTCAAGATTGGAGAGTCGCAGCTGCAGTACAAATTCAAATTCCAGCAGGAACAGGTCGCGTATTTCCGGGCAGGCTTCACCGCCCCTGCCTGGCATACCAGTTATGTTGAGGATCAGACCGCCCTCGCCAGGTGGCTGACCGGGGTCGGCTACGGCGTGCCTACGCTGGCGCTGGGCATTCTGGCCCTGATCTACAGCATTCTGCGCAGAGGGCATACCTCATTCAAGCGGGGAATTTTCCTCAGCTCCGCCCATTTTGTAATTATGATGGTCAGTACCTACAACATGCTGCCGGAAGCCAGCGGGGACAGCCTGGAGAGCCGCATCACAAGTCTCGTCATGCTCATATTCTATATTTTTTACAGTCTGCTGATGTCGCTGATGCTCTACTTCTCCCTTGTTGGCGGCAACGGCCTGTGGCGCAAGGAAGAGGGATTGAACCCCTGGCCGCGCGCCAAGGAGCCGGGTTACGGGCGTTATGTGCTGGACAGCATGCGCGCCGGGTATGTCTGGGCCTTTATTCTGCTCGGCGTACAGACGCTTATGTTCATTATTCTGTCATACACCCTGCATAACTGGTCCACCACGGATGCCAGCCAGTCACCGTACAATATGAGATATGCCTGGCTGCTGCCCATCGTCGCCTGGCTTGCCGGGTTGTCCGAGGAAGCCGTATACCGCCTGTTCGGCATCCGGATGGTCAAGAAGATCGTCCGCAGCACCTTCCTGGCTTCGCTCATCACCACGCTAATCTGGGCGTTTGGACATACGCTGTACCCGATCTATCCCATCAGCTCGCGTCCGATTGAGCTGACGGTGATCGGCTTGCTGTTCAGCTATATCTTCCTGCGCTACGGCTTTATCGCCGCCATGTTCAGCCACGTGGTGTTTGACAGCATCCTGATGGGCGCCACACTGATCTTCATGAAGGAATCCGTGAATGTAGGTGCGGGTATCGTCACCATCGTCCTGCCGTTTATCGTGGGCTATATCGTGTACCGGTTCAATCCCCCGCGCAAGATGGAGCCGGCAGAGCCTGTCAGCCCCATCGCCTAA
- the uvrC gene encoding excinuclease ABC subunit UvrC has translation MDYMENIRNKLALLPDLPGCYLMKNEEGTIIYVGKAKVLKNRVRSYFTGSHNGKTQRLVANITDFEYIVTSSNMEALILECNLIKKHMPRYNVLLKDDKTFPYLKITNEAHPRLEVTRRVIKDKAKYFGPYPNAYAAHQTKKLLDRMYPLRKCGVMPKEVCLYYHMGQCLAPCEKEVPKSAYEEITQSIAGFLGGGHEAVKKDLQQKMQEAAEELYFERAKELRDQIIHIDALMEKQKINTADTKDRDVFGYAVDKGWMCVQILYMRQGKMIQRHSSVFPFYGEAYSDFISYVAQYYSENPALPQEILLPDTLLEGADKSGKPQLAVSGETEAAGAEAALEAEVVLAAEDTGEAAGSAADSGMTEAATAVRTESDEAALEAAAQADAGEAAAAEAAAEGTVDAAGGAAALQEWLGVKVLVPQRGLKKQMVGMACQNGRVALDEKFRLIERDEERTSGAAISLGQSLGLESLSRIEAFDNSNIQGTNPVSAMVVFIDGKPARKEYRKYKVRSVQGPDDYETMREVIRRRYERVLKENLPQPDLIVVDGGKGQISSAIDILQNELGLYIPVCGLVKDDKHRTAQLLVGDSAEPVQLARDSQEFYLLQRIQDEVHRFAITFHREQRGKSMVTSKLDSIPGIGDKRRKLLLKHFGSLKKIKEASIEDFRPLSIGDKLAAQILDALKDEGPSL, from the coding sequence ATGGATTATATGGAGAATATCCGCAACAAACTGGCATTGCTGCCCGACCTGCCCGGGTGCTATCTGATGAAAAATGAAGAGGGCACTATTATTTATGTGGGCAAGGCCAAGGTGCTGAAGAACCGGGTCCGCTCTTATTTTACGGGCAGCCATAACGGTAAGACCCAGAGGCTCGTCGCCAATATTACCGACTTTGAATATATCGTCACGTCCAGCAATATGGAGGCGCTCATTCTGGAGTGCAACCTGATTAAAAAGCATATGCCGCGTTATAATGTGCTTTTGAAGGATGACAAGACGTTTCCGTATTTGAAAATTACGAATGAAGCTCATCCGCGCCTGGAGGTTACGCGCCGGGTGATTAAGGATAAAGCGAAGTATTTCGGTCCATATCCAAACGCTTATGCGGCGCATCAGACCAAGAAGCTGCTCGACCGGATGTATCCGCTGCGCAAGTGCGGCGTGATGCCGAAGGAAGTCTGCCTGTATTATCATATGGGCCAGTGTCTGGCGCCCTGCGAGAAGGAAGTGCCCAAGTCCGCTTATGAGGAGATTACGCAGAGCATTGCCGGTTTTCTCGGAGGCGGCCATGAGGCAGTCAAGAAGGATCTGCAGCAAAAGATGCAGGAGGCCGCAGAGGAGCTGTATTTCGAGCGGGCCAAGGAGCTGCGCGACCAGATCATCCACATCGATGCCCTGATGGAGAAGCAGAAAATTAACACGGCTGATACCAAAGACCGCGATGTATTCGGCTATGCCGTGGACAAGGGCTGGATGTGTGTGCAGATTCTGTACATGCGGCAGGGGAAAATGATCCAGCGGCACTCCTCCGTGTTCCCTTTCTACGGGGAGGCGTACAGCGATTTCATCTCTTATGTGGCGCAGTACTACAGCGAGAACCCTGCCCTGCCGCAAGAAATCCTGCTGCCGGATACATTGCTTGAAGGCGCAGATAAATCAGGCAAACCGCAGCTGGCTGTCAGCGGTGAGACTGAGGCGGCCGGCGCAGAAGCGGCGCTGGAGGCTGAGGTGGTGCTGGCTGCTGAAGATACAGGTGAGGCTGCGGGAAGCGCGGCAGACAGCGGGATGACAGAAGCGGCTACTGCCGTGCGGACAGAGTCGGATGAAGCGGCACTGGAGGCTGCAGCGCAAGCGGATGCGGGTGAAGCTGCTGCGGCTGAGGCGGCCGCTGAAGGCACCGTGGACGCAGCCGGCGGCGCGGCGGCTCTGCAGGAGTGGCTGGGCGTCAAGGTGCTGGTACCGCAGCGCGGGCTGAAGAAGCAGATGGTCGGGATGGCCTGCCAGAACGGCCGGGTGGCGCTGGACGAGAAGTTCCGCCTGATCGAGCGGGACGAGGAGCGCACCTCCGGCGCAGCGATCAGCCTGGGCCAGAGCCTGGGCCTGGAATCGCTTAGCCGGATTGAAGCATTTGACAACTCGAATATCCAGGGAACCAATCCGGTATCCGCGATGGTTGTGTTCATTGACGGCAAACCTGCACGCAAGGAATACCGCAAATACAAGGTCCGCTCGGTACAGGGACCGGATGACTACGAAACCATGCGCGAGGTGATCCGCCGCCGCTATGAGCGCGTGCTGAAGGAGAACCTGCCGCAGCCGGATCTGATTGTGGTCGATGGAGGGAAAGGGCAAATTTCTTCCGCCATTGACATTCTGCAGAATGAACTGGGGCTGTACATCCCGGTCTGCGGCCTGGTGAAGGACGACAAGCACAGAACGGCGCAGCTGCTGGTTGGTGATTCCGCCGAGCCGGTGCAGCTTGCCCGGGACAGCCAGGAGTTTTATCTGCTGCAGCGCATTCAGGATGAAGTTCACCGGTTTGCGATTACATTCCACCGCGAGCAGCGCGGCAAATCGATGGTAACCTCGAAGCTCGACTCCATTCCGGGCATCGGCGACAAGCGCCGGAAGCTGCTGCTGAAGCATTTTGGCTCGCTCAAAAAAATCAAGGAGGCCAGCATCGAGGACTTCCGTCCGCTGTCGATCGGCGACAAGCTGGCTGCGCAGATTCTGGATGCCCTGAAGGATGAAGGGCCGTCATTATAA
- the trxA gene encoding thioredoxin yields the protein MAIVNVSDQSFVGEVEGQGTVVVDFWAPWCGPCKMLAPILEELSTELGDDVKIAKLNVDENPETASRFGVMSIPTLIFFKDGQPVDKVVGLNSKDSLKNIVAKHQ from the coding sequence ATGGCTATCGTGAACGTGTCTGACCAATCCTTTGTGGGTGAAGTTGAAGGTCAAGGTACTGTTGTTGTAGATTTCTGGGCACCTTGGTGCGGCCCTTGCAAAATGCTTGCCCCAATTCTGGAGGAACTGTCCACCGAACTGGGAGACGATGTGAAAATTGCCAAGCTGAACGTTGATGAAAATCCGGAAACAGCTTCCCGTTTTGGAGTTATGAGTATTCCTACCCTGATCTTCTTCAAAGACGGCCAGCCTGTGGACAAAGTTGTTGGACTCAACTCCAAGGATTCCCTTAAGAATATTGTTGCAAAACATCAGTAA
- the dnaI gene encoding primosomal protein DnaI — MESMGEVLRSMNNSALRQRSRDLEQNLLNHPLVKQLQAEHPELDESRLRLHLSRLYQYVEESRHCANCPGLEKCPNDFQGHYSKLTVETVGGMADLYERKTACNLKIAQDNQDSIRKRIRSFYVDERVLNGGYDEIDIMGKDPRRVSAVNRIFDYIAGAKENGLTSRGIYLQGSFGTGKTFLMCYMLHELAIAGYSGVIVYMPDFIEELKLIMMDNQKLKEMVDTMKNCDLLIFDDIGAENLNPWARDHVLGAILNHRMNRKPTFYTSNYPLDGLEKHLSITSKDGEEIYKGQRLMDRIAPFVDVIPLYGENQRGTVR; from the coding sequence ATGGAGTCTATGGGCGAAGTGCTGCGTTCGATGAATAATTCCGCGCTCCGCCAGCGCTCCCGCGATCTTGAGCAGAACCTGCTGAACCATCCTCTGGTGAAGCAGCTTCAGGCCGAGCATCCCGAGCTGGACGAATCGCGGCTGCGGCTTCACTTGAGCCGCCTGTATCAATATGTGGAAGAAAGCCGCCACTGTGCGAATTGTCCGGGCCTGGAGAAGTGCCCGAACGACTTCCAGGGCCACTACAGCAAGCTTACCGTAGAGACTGTAGGCGGTATGGCAGATCTGTACGAGCGGAAGACGGCCTGCAATCTTAAGATTGCCCAGGATAATCAGGACAGCATCCGCAAGCGCATCCGCAGCTTTTATGTGGATGAGCGTGTGCTGAATGGCGGCTATGATGAAATTGACATTATGGGTAAGGACCCCCGCCGGGTCTCAGCCGTGAATCGTATATTTGATTATATTGCAGGGGCGAAGGAGAACGGGCTGACCTCGCGGGGGATATACCTGCAGGGCTCTTTTGGGACAGGCAAAACCTTTTTGATGTGCTATATGCTGCATGAACTGGCGATTGCCGGGTACAGCGGCGTCATCGTCTACATGCCTGATTTCATCGAGGAATTGAAGCTGATCATGATGGATAATCAGAAGCTGAAAGAAATGGTCGACACGATGAAGAACTGTGATCTGCTGATCTTTGACGATATCGGGGCGGAGAACCTGAATCCATGGGCCCGCGACCATGTGCTGGGGGCGATTCTGAACCACCGGATGAACCGCAAGCCGACCTTTTACACTTCGAATTATCCTTTGGACGGTCTGGAGAAGCATCTGAGCATTACGAGCAAGGACGGCGAGGAGATCTACAAAGGCCAACGGCTGATGGACCGGATTGCTCCGTTTGTGGATGTCATTCCGCTTTATGGCGAGAACCAGCGGGGAACGGTAAGATAA
- a CDS encoding DnaD domain protein has protein sequence MRMSNLHHFTEHHRYCVSREFGLSSVDARMLGSVYQPMVGAFAISLYRLLFEHIPAEAIGYSPVEQQRRLFMTLGVEPNEKGRKYIVDQASRLEAVGLLQTCRIFVAETDDYMYEYELLPPLSPADFFATQHLTLLLRDKIGKFAVLSLREQFWNREPEEWGRRSIGKENISLPFYDIFQLNTHVIDYELEQALAEVATVKQPGMRETGEPAIGYSDIILRFPRESANRVHVEKLRFDHAQMGMINYVAHKYELSPQDMSRLLDEDGVFTPEGEVILDALQYKASQHFRQDMKRQEKREIAAAKVVALRSAASVEGDDSTPPMEQPVEMEYYVEVPPQFLSKCDIHQYNMMLRNEPYTRLLQTFFPGAVPTQLMDTFEKIDLNYKLSGEVINVLIHYLMTMVASAGDQRMNRNFVEAIASNMLVKQVNTYEKAVRYIRDQTKVKGKGAAAGASGSAGTRQRSYSKTGGRSGKAEIPIVLDDGSAGTVSEEEFAAMMKKAAEIKASKKKGVSKTP, from the coding sequence ATGCGTATGAGTAACCTGCATCATTTCACCGAACATCATCGGTACTGCGTTTCCCGCGAATTCGGTCTAAGCAGTGTAGATGCACGTATGCTGGGCTCGGTCTATCAGCCGATGGTGGGCGCTTTTGCCATCAGCCTGTACCGGCTGCTGTTCGAGCATATTCCGGCTGAAGCAATCGGCTATTCTCCGGTGGAGCAGCAGCGTCGTCTGTTCATGACGCTGGGTGTGGAGCCGAATGAGAAAGGCCGCAAATATATAGTGGATCAGGCTTCCCGGCTGGAGGCGGTGGGGCTGCTGCAGACCTGCCGGATTTTTGTAGCGGAAACCGATGATTATATGTACGAATACGAACTGCTGCCGCCGCTGTCGCCGGCTGATTTTTTTGCAACCCAGCATTTGACGCTGCTGCTTCGTGACAAGATCGGCAAATTTGCCGTACTGTCGCTGCGTGAGCAGTTCTGGAACCGGGAACCGGAGGAATGGGGCCGCAGGTCGATCGGCAAAGAGAATATTTCCCTGCCCTTTTATGATATTTTTCAACTCAATACCCATGTGATTGACTATGAGCTGGAGCAGGCTCTGGCTGAGGTGGCGACAGTCAAGCAACCCGGCATGCGGGAAACCGGGGAACCGGCGATCGGTTACAGTGATATTATCCTGCGCTTTCCGCGTGAATCCGCCAACCGTGTCCATGTCGAGAAGCTGCGCTTTGACCATGCCCAGATGGGGATGATCAATTATGTAGCCCACAAATATGAGCTTAGCCCGCAGGATATGTCCCGCCTGCTGGATGAGGACGGGGTGTTCACACCGGAAGGTGAAGTGATTCTGGACGCGCTGCAGTACAAAGCAAGCCAGCATTTCCGGCAGGATATGAAACGCCAGGAGAAGCGGGAGATTGCGGCGGCAAAAGTGGTAGCCCTGCGCTCTGCTGCCTCCGTGGAAGGCGATGATTCCACACCGCCGATGGAGCAGCCGGTCGAAATGGAATATTATGTGGAAGTGCCGCCGCAATTTTTGTCCAAATGCGACATTCACCAATATAATATGATGCTGCGCAATGAGCCTTATACACGGCTGCTGCAGACCTTTTTTCCGGGGGCCGTGCCTACGCAGCTGATGGATACATTTGAGAAGATTGATCTCAATTATAAGCTGAGCGGCGAAGTGATTAATGTACTCATTCATTATCTGATGACCATGGTAGCTTCCGCAGGCGATCAGCGGATGAACCGCAACTTCGTGGAGGCGATTGCCTCGAACATGCTGGTGAAGCAGGTGAACACGTACGAGAAGGCTGTGCGTTATATCCGGGACCAGACCAAGGTCAAAGGCAAAGGTGCGGCAGCAGGGGCATCTGGCTCAGCCGGGACGCGCCAGCGCAGCTACAGCAAAACCGGCGGCCGTTCCGGCAAAGCGGAGATCCCGATTGTCCTGGATGACGGCAGCGCCGGAACCGTGTCGGAGGAAGAGTTCGCGGCGATGATGAAGAAGGCCGCTGAAATCAAGGCCAGTAAGAAAAAAGGCGTATCCAAGACGCCGTAA
- a CDS encoding YuiB family protein, which produces MGFIPVFVLAVLFFVMMFGIGFILNMLMKTTWFPAYLFVIVILPVVVYSIWDRSAMSLWEHLSTFHLVDYLTGVAGLAGAVLSGWTIQKLRLGGYKMF; this is translated from the coding sequence ATGGGGTTTATTCCTGTGTTTGTTCTGGCCGTGTTGTTCTTTGTCATGATGTTTGGCATTGGCTTTATCCTTAACATGTTAATGAAGACCACCTGGTTCCCTGCCTATCTGTTCGTTATTGTGATTCTGCCTGTGGTCGTCTATTCGATCTGGGACCGTAGCGCCATGAGCCTGTGGGAGCATCTGTCGACCTTCCATCTCGTGGATTATCTCACCGGGGTTGCCGGTCTCGCCGGAGCGGTGCTCAGCGGCTGGACGATCCAGAAGCTGCGGCTCGGCGGCTACAAAATGTTCTAA
- the hemQ gene encoding hydrogen peroxide-dependent heme synthase encodes MNEAALTLEGWYALHDFRSLNWTAWTAADDEERAVALEELHAFMQEWGPVEEAKEGSTAVYSIVGQKADFVMMFLRESLEALNQLETAFNKIAFAQYTTKSYSYVSIVELSNYAAGGSAGDGSDPMQNPHVAARLKPVLPQTKHICFYPMNKKRELADNWYMLDMEKRRELMYSHGLIGRGYAGKVKQIITGSVGFDDWEWGVTLFADDALQFKKLVYEMRFDEVSARYGEFGPFYVGNLLTPDTFEELLKL; translated from the coding sequence ATGAACGAAGCCGCGTTGACACTGGAGGGCTGGTATGCCCTGCACGACTTCCGTTCTCTGAACTGGACAGCCTGGACGGCCGCCGATGATGAAGAACGCGCTGTCGCCCTGGAAGAACTGCATGCCTTCATGCAGGAATGGGGCCCGGTGGAGGAAGCCAAGGAAGGAAGCACTGCAGTGTACTCCATTGTCGGCCAGAAGGCTGATTTCGTGATGATGTTTCTGCGGGAAAGCCTGGAAGCGCTGAACCAGCTTGAAACCGCCTTTAACAAAATCGCTTTTGCCCAGTATACCACCAAGTCTTATTCCTATGTCAGCATCGTTGAACTCAGCAACTATGCGGCAGGCGGAAGCGCCGGAGACGGCAGTGATCCGATGCAGAACCCCCACGTAGCCGCCCGCTTAAAGCCTGTTCTCCCGCAAACGAAGCATATTTGCTTCTATCCGATGAACAAAAAACGCGAGCTTGCGGACAACTGGTATATGCTCGATATGGAGAAGCGCCGCGAGCTGATGTATTCGCACGGGTTAATCGGACGCGGATATGCCGGCAAAGTGAAGCAGATCATCACCGGCTCTGTCGGCTTCGATGACTGGGAGTGGGGCGTCACCCTCTTTGCCGATGATGCGCTCCAATTCAAGAAGCTGGTCTATGAGATGCGCTTTGACGAAGTCAGTGCCCGCTACGGCGAATTTGGCCCGTTCTATGTCGGGAATCTGCTGACACCGGACACCTTTGAAGAACTGCTGAAGCTGTAG
- a CDS encoding putative holin-like toxin has translation MFEAMMIMLTFGSLIVALLSNKRK, from the coding sequence GTGTTTGAAGCAATGATGATTATGCTTACCTTTGGTTCGCTTATCGTAGCGCTGCTGTCCAATAAACGCAAATAG
- a CDS encoding NAD(P)/FAD-dependent oxidoreductase, producing MSSIPKIVILGAGYGGILTAQRLQKALNYNEADVTLVNRHEYHYFTTHLHMPAAGTDSIEHTRVSISKLIDEFKIDLVKSSVQEIRTQQKKVILEDGTLSYDYLVIALGGEPETFGIPGLDKYALTIRSINSVRLIREHIEYQFAKYKNENNAQEHINFVVGGAGFSGIEFVAELADRIPALCKEFDVDPSMVNIYNVEAAPTALPGFAPELVEHAMTVLTKKGVTFKIGVAIKECLPGGVILATGEEIKASTIVWTGGIRGNRLIEAAGFEAMRGRVKVDEYLRAPGHENIFIIGDGSLMINPEGRPYPPTAQIAMQQGECCAHNLVAAIRSQQPKKFAFSNKGTVASLGKGQGIAVVGDKKYKGWTAAQLKKVVDMRYLFIIGGIPLVLKKGRFL from the coding sequence ATGAGCAGTATTCCTAAAATCGTCATCCTAGGCGCGGGATATGGAGGTATTTTGACCGCGCAGCGGCTGCAGAAAGCTTTGAACTACAATGAAGCTGATGTGACACTGGTTAACCGCCATGAGTATCACTATTTCACAACCCATCTGCATATGCCTGCTGCAGGTACAGACAGCATCGAGCATACCCGCGTATCTATTTCAAAATTAATTGATGAATTCAAAATTGATCTCGTAAAATCTTCCGTACAGGAAATCCGCACCCAGCAAAAAAAGGTAATTCTGGAAGATGGCACGCTGTCCTATGACTATCTTGTAATCGCTCTGGGAGGGGAACCCGAAACCTTCGGGATACCTGGACTGGACAAGTACGCACTGACGATCCGCAGCATTAATTCCGTGCGGCTGATCCGTGAGCATATTGAGTATCAATTCGCCAAATACAAGAATGAAAATAATGCACAGGAACATATTAATTTTGTTGTCGGCGGCGCAGGCTTCAGCGGCATTGAATTTGTGGCGGAGCTGGCAGACCGTATTCCGGCGCTGTGCAAGGAATTCGATGTGGATCCAAGCATGGTCAATATCTACAACGTGGAGGCTGCTCCGACGGCACTGCCGGGCTTCGCCCCTGAATTGGTAGAGCATGCCATGACTGTGCTGACGAAGAAGGGCGTGACCTTCAAGATCGGTGTAGCGATCAAGGAATGCCTGCCGGGCGGAGTTATCCTTGCGACGGGTGAAGAGATCAAGGCTTCAACCATCGTCTGGACCGGCGGTATCCGCGGCAACCGTCTGATTGAAGCCGCGGGTTTTGAAGCTATGCGCGGTCGGGTGAAGGTAGATGAATATCTGCGTGCACCGGGACATGAGAATATCTTTATTATCGGCGACGGCTCCCTGATGATTAATCCGGAAGGACGCCCGTATCCCCCGACGGCACAAATTGCCATGCAGCAGGGGGAATGCTGCGCCCATAATCTGGTGGCCGCAATCCGCAGCCAGCAGCCGAAGAAATTTGCCTTCAGCAACAAAGGCACTGTAGCTTCCCTGGGCAAAGGCCAAGGCATCGCTGTAGTGGGCGACAAGAAATATAAGGGCTGGACCGCGGCGCAGCTGAAGAAGGTTGTGGACATGCGTTATCTGTTCATCATCGGCGGCATTCCGCTGGTACTGAAGAAAGGAAGATTCCTCTAG
- a CDS encoding sporulation histidine kinase inhibitor Sda has product MVELSDEMLLDSYHRAIELQLEHDFIALLLAEIRKRNLHSPVHAVLH; this is encoded by the coding sequence ATGGTTGAATTGTCGGATGAGATGCTCTTGGACTCTTACCATAGAGCAATAGAACTGCAATTAGAGCATGATTTCATCGCTCTGCTGCTCGCTGAAATTCGCAAACGGAACTTACACTCTCCAGTTCATGCGGTTCTGCACTAG